A window from Anaeromyxobacter sp. encodes these proteins:
- a CDS encoding branched-chain amino acid ABC transporter permease — MSEALVEFLQHLVNGLSVGTIYALIALGYTMVYGVLKLINFAHGDVYMVGAYAGFYLADLLLPGGTVQGDGVAGAMVRALLVTMGAMVLCGLLGYLIERLAYRPLRSQARLTSLITAIGVSFLLEYGFQLQPWGFMPIEFPPGPTPRFFPELLPRVALPLGDVNVSNYDVIGLGVAVALMLGLQWIVYRTRFGTAMRAVSFDPQVAGLMGIPVNRIISWTFVLGSALAAAAAILNAVPRPQINPLFGLMPGLKAFVAAVLGGIGSVPGAMVGGLVLGLAEEFVAGYTASSFKDAIAFTILILVLLFKPEGLFGRVTVEKV; from the coding sequence GTGTCCGAAGCCCTCGTCGAGTTCCTCCAGCACCTGGTCAACGGCCTCTCGGTCGGGACCATCTACGCCCTCATCGCCCTGGGCTACACCATGGTGTACGGGGTCCTCAAGCTCATCAACTTCGCCCACGGCGACGTCTACATGGTGGGCGCCTACGCCGGCTTCTACCTGGCCGACCTGCTCCTGCCCGGCGGGACGGTGCAGGGCGACGGCGTGGCCGGGGCCATGGTGCGGGCCCTGCTGGTCACCATGGGCGCCATGGTCCTGTGCGGCCTGCTCGGCTACCTCATCGAGCGGCTGGCCTACCGGCCGCTGCGCAGCCAGGCCCGGCTCACCTCGCTCATCACCGCCATCGGCGTCTCGTTCCTGCTGGAGTACGGCTTCCAGCTGCAGCCCTGGGGCTTCATGCCCATCGAGTTCCCGCCCGGGCCCACCCCGCGCTTCTTCCCCGAGCTGCTGCCGCGGGTGGCGCTGCCGCTCGGCGACGTCAACGTCTCCAACTACGACGTCATCGGCCTGGGCGTGGCGGTGGCCCTCATGCTCGGGCTGCAGTGGATCGTCTACCGGACCCGCTTCGGCACGGCCATGCGGGCGGTCTCCTTCGACCCGCAGGTGGCCGGGCTGATGGGCATCCCGGTGAACCGCATCATCTCCTGGACCTTCGTGCTGGGCAGCGCCCTGGCCGCCGCCGCCGCCATCCTGAACGCCGTGCCGCGCCCGCAGATCAACCCGCTCTTCGGCCTCATGCCCGGCCTGAAGGCCTTCGTGGCGGCGGTGCTGGGCGGCATCGGCAGCGTGCCCGGGGCCATGGTGGGCGGGCTGGTGCTGGGCCTGGCCGAGGAGTTCGTGGCGGGCTACACCGCCTCCTCCTTCAAGGACGCCATCGCCTTCACCATCCTCATCCTGGTGCTGCTCTTCAAGCCCGAGGGGCTCTTCGGCCGCGTCACCGTGGAGAAGGTCTAG
- a CDS encoding ABC transporter substrate-binding protein, producing the protein MLRARVLAPFALLLALAACEKKKPSEATPSGAAAATGAGAAPAANAPLVLGHVGSLTGNEATFGDSTDKGIRLAVEERNARGGVKGRQVSVKTYDNQGKQEEAALVTTRLVVDDKVQVLLGEVASKRSLAMAPIADKHKTPMITPSSTNPKVTKEGDTVRPYVFRVCFIDPFQGTVMAKFARETLKLQRVAVLRDVGNDYSVGLADYFLSKFKDLGGEIVDDQSYKAGDQDFKAQLTAIKRKKPEAIYVPGYYTEVALIARQTRELGLAVPLMGGDGWDSAKLYEIARGALEGSYFSNHYSPDDPSPRIVEFVKTYRARHGVVPDSLAAQGYDAARVAMEAMERAPDLSGPAIRDAIAATREFPGVTGVITLDADHNAVKPAVVLKVEGDTGKFVATVQPN; encoded by the coding sequence ATGTTGCGCGCCCGCGTCCTCGCCCCGTTCGCCTTGCTGCTGGCCCTCGCGGCCTGCGAGAAGAAGAAGCCCAGCGAGGCCACCCCGTCCGGCGCCGCCGCGGCCACCGGTGCCGGCGCCGCCCCGGCCGCCAACGCCCCCCTGGTGCTGGGCCACGTCGGCTCGCTCACCGGCAACGAGGCCACCTTCGGCGACTCCACCGACAAGGGCATCCGCCTGGCGGTCGAGGAGCGGAACGCCCGCGGCGGCGTGAAGGGCCGGCAGGTCTCGGTGAAGACCTACGACAACCAGGGCAAGCAGGAGGAGGCCGCCCTGGTGACCACCCGCCTGGTGGTGGACGACAAGGTGCAGGTGCTGCTGGGCGAGGTGGCCTCCAAGCGCTCGCTCGCCATGGCCCCCATCGCCGACAAGCACAAGACGCCCATGATCACCCCCTCCTCGACCAACCCCAAGGTCACCAAGGAGGGCGACACGGTCCGCCCCTACGTCTTCCGCGTCTGCTTCATCGACCCGTTCCAGGGCACGGTGATGGCCAAGTTCGCGCGCGAGACCCTCAAGCTGCAGCGGGTGGCGGTGCTGCGCGACGTGGGCAACGACTACTCGGTGGGGCTGGCCGACTACTTCCTCTCCAAGTTCAAGGACCTGGGCGGCGAGATCGTGGACGACCAGAGCTACAAGGCCGGCGACCAGGACTTCAAGGCCCAGCTCACCGCCATCAAGCGCAAGAAGCCCGAGGCCATCTACGTGCCCGGCTACTACACCGAGGTGGCGCTCATCGCCCGCCAGACCCGCGAGCTGGGCCTGGCCGTGCCGCTCATGGGCGGCGACGGCTGGGACTCCGCCAAGCTCTACGAGATCGCCCGCGGGGCGCTGGAGGGCAGCTACTTCTCCAACCACTACAGCCCCGACGACCCCAGCCCGCGCATCGTCGAGTTCGTGAAGACGTACCGCGCCAGGCACGGCGTGGTGCCCGACTCGCTGGCGGCCCAGGGCTACGACGCGGCCCGGGTGGCCATGGAGGCCATGGAGCGGGCCCCCGACCTGTCCGGCCCGGCCATCCGCGACGCCATCGCCGCCACCCGCGAGTTCCCCGGCGTCACCGGCGTCATCACCCTGGACGCCGACCACAACGCGGTGAAGCCGGCGGTGGTCCTCAAGGTCGAGGGCGACACCGGCAAGTTCGTCGCCACCGTCCAGCCCAACTAG
- a CDS encoding response regulator yields MARPRILLVDDNAELLTLLGRLVEAEGWEPVMAPRGRAALDLLKAGLPAAAAVDVLLPDMMGYEVGAVLRAQGVPFVFMTGVFKGGRAATEARTLHGAAGYFEKPFPGKKLIDALAALLPSQAPTRAPAAPPVLATDDFDVEVAVEADEPSEAMELTGRVMLTEGGKVSALLRGEVVTAGPLGSPGRPAPPAVQPAPRPAAEIRAAAAARRAAEVAAAPPAAPATPASLASPAPQPSGDGPAVGRLEDNLPELITAFWLTEQTGELTLQRGKVKKTIYFEGGRPCFAISNLMTDRFGPFLVRVGKITQGQLLLVQAAADSTKRRTGDILVEMQLLKETEKLYYVAQQVKAIVYSLFGWEEGEFRLHFVDRAAKESIKLDLHPANLIMRGVKKLYKPERLFRLLSPEDRLIPTPQPAFALHEVELDRWEGELLARVDGTRTLAELIHMAQRPEHLVYGYLYGLTALKILEKR; encoded by the coding sequence ATGGCCCGGCCTCGCATCCTGCTGGTGGACGACAACGCGGAGCTGCTCACCCTGCTGGGCCGCCTCGTCGAGGCCGAGGGGTGGGAGCCGGTCATGGCGCCCCGCGGCAGGGCGGCGCTCGACCTGCTCAAGGCCGGCCTCCCCGCGGCGGCGGCCGTGGACGTGCTCCTGCCGGACATGATGGGCTACGAGGTCGGCGCGGTCCTGCGGGCGCAGGGCGTCCCCTTCGTCTTCATGACCGGGGTCTTCAAGGGCGGTCGGGCCGCCACCGAGGCGCGCACCCTGCACGGGGCCGCCGGGTACTTCGAGAAGCCCTTCCCGGGCAAGAAGCTCATCGACGCCCTGGCCGCCCTGCTGCCCTCGCAGGCCCCCACCCGGGCGCCGGCCGCGCCGCCCGTGCTCGCCACCGACGACTTCGACGTGGAGGTCGCCGTGGAGGCCGACGAGCCCTCCGAGGCCATGGAGCTGACCGGGCGGGTCATGCTGACCGAGGGCGGCAAGGTCTCGGCCCTGCTCCGCGGCGAGGTGGTCACGGCCGGACCGCTCGGCAGCCCGGGCCGGCCAGCCCCCCCGGCGGTCCAGCCGGCGCCCCGCCCCGCCGCCGAGATCCGGGCCGCCGCCGCGGCGCGGCGCGCCGCCGAGGTGGCCGCGGCCCCTCCGGCCGCGCCCGCCACTCCCGCCTCGCTGGCCTCGCCGGCCCCCCAGCCCAGCGGCGACGGCCCGGCGGTGGGCCGGCTCGAGGACAACCTGCCCGAGCTGATCACCGCCTTCTGGCTCACCGAGCAGACCGGCGAGCTGACCCTGCAGCGGGGCAAGGTCAAGAAGACCATCTACTTCGAGGGCGGGCGCCCCTGCTTCGCCATCTCCAACCTGATGACCGACCGGTTCGGCCCGTTCCTGGTGCGGGTCGGCAAGATCACGCAGGGGCAGCTGCTGCTGGTGCAGGCGGCGGCCGACTCCACCAAGCGGCGCACCGGCGACATCCTGGTGGAGATGCAGCTCCTCAAGGAGACGGAGAAGCTCTACTACGTGGCCCAGCAGGTGAAGGCCATCGTCTACTCGCTCTTCGGCTGGGAGGAGGGCGAGTTCCGGCTCCACTTCGTGGACCGCGCCGCCAAGGAGTCGATCAAGCTCGACCTGCACCCGGCCAACCTGATCATGCGGGGCGTCAAGAAGCTCTACAAGCCGGAGCGGCTCTTCCGGCTCCTCTCGCCGGAGGACCGGCTCATCCCCACGCCGCAGCCGGCCTTCGCCCTGCACGAGGTGGAGCTGGACCGCTGGGAGGGCGAGCTGCTGGCGCGGGTGGACGGCACCCGCACCCTGGCCGAGCTCATCCACATGGCGCAGCGGCCCGAGCACCTGGTGTACGGCTACCTCTACGGGCTGACGGCGCTGAAGATCCTGGAGAAGCGCTAG
- a CDS encoding YdcF family protein, with product MFLALSKLFDLALAPLTWALALLLLALLLRGRPRLATALGVLGVAQLVAFSTDPVATALMRHAEAPAVSTDRPEVTYDAVIVLGGVIESGATRATGTLQLSGASDRVTRAFDVLRTGHARQLLYSCGLVDPQPGDVPESEQVVALLTRWGVAPARLLAETTSRNTRENAVESARVVARQGWKRLLLVTSAAHMPRALGCFHAAGLAPDTLAVDHRAGDGRGESWLPRAGPLAKSTDALRELAGRLVYRVMGYTAERPVAPPDA from the coding sequence ATGTTCCTGGCCCTCTCCAAGCTCTTCGACCTGGCCCTGGCGCCGCTCACCTGGGCCCTGGCCCTGCTGCTGCTGGCGCTCCTGCTGCGCGGGCGGCCCCGCCTGGCCACCGCGCTCGGCGTGCTCGGGGTGGCGCAGCTCGTGGCCTTCTCCACCGACCCGGTGGCCACCGCGCTCATGCGCCACGCCGAGGCCCCGGCGGTCTCGACCGACCGGCCGGAGGTGACCTACGACGCGGTCATCGTCCTGGGCGGCGTCATCGAGTCGGGCGCCACCCGCGCCACCGGCACCCTGCAGCTGAGCGGCGCCAGCGATCGGGTGACCCGCGCCTTCGACGTCCTGCGCACCGGCCACGCCCGCCAGCTCCTCTACTCCTGCGGCCTGGTGGACCCGCAGCCCGGCGACGTGCCGGAGTCCGAGCAGGTGGTGGCGCTGCTCACGCGCTGGGGCGTCGCGCCGGCGCGGCTGCTGGCCGAGACCACCAGCCGCAACACCCGCGAGAACGCCGTGGAGTCGGCCCGGGTGGTGGCGCGGCAGGGCTGGAAGCGGCTCCTGCTGGTCACCAGCGCCGCCCACATGCCGCGCGCCCTCGGCTGCTTCCACGCCGCCGGCCTGGCGCCCGACACCCTGGCGGTGGACCACCGCGCCGGCGACGGCCGCGGCGAGAGCTGGCTGCCGCGCGCCGGCCCGCTCGCGAAGAGCACCGACGCGCTGCGCGAGCTGGCCGGGCGGCTGGTCTACCGGGTCATGGGGTACACGGCCGAGCGGCCGGTGGCGCCGCCGGACGCCTAG
- the nagZ gene encoding beta-N-acetylhexosaminidase, protein MGAVTPLDRDVASLLCVGFHGTTPSPEVLELIARGVGGVILFARNLTGAEQVAELTGALKRAAGRPLLVSIDQEGGRVARLRARHGFTELPPMRALGEAGDEGLAFEVGALLGRELRAVGVDQDYAPVVDVDTNPLNPVIGDRALSRTPAEVGRLGAALARGLQSAGVAACAKHFPGHGDTSQDSHVDLPHLPHALDRLLAVELPPFTALARAGVAAVMTAHVVFDALDPARPATLSPPVLALLRERCGFLGCCVSDDLEMKAIAAHLPLEVAAPGAVAAGVDQLLVCHSAAVQHGAIDLVRRAVEEGRISRMRLAEAQARVGALLRYAGPPPDPRAVRGALRTEAHLALAARVPALASGRDPTAA, encoded by the coding sequence ATCGGCGCCGTGACCCCCCTCGACCGCGACGTCGCCTCGCTCCTGTGTGTCGGCTTCCACGGCACCACCCCGTCGCCGGAGGTGCTGGAGCTCATCGCCCGCGGGGTGGGCGGGGTCATCCTCTTCGCCCGCAACCTCACGGGGGCCGAGCAGGTGGCCGAGCTGACCGGCGCGCTCAAGCGGGCGGCGGGGCGGCCGCTCCTGGTGTCCATCGACCAGGAGGGCGGGCGGGTGGCCCGGCTGCGCGCCCGGCACGGCTTCACCGAGCTGCCGCCCATGCGGGCGCTGGGCGAGGCGGGCGACGAGGGGCTGGCCTTCGAGGTGGGGGCGCTGCTGGGCCGCGAGCTCCGCGCCGTGGGGGTGGACCAGGACTACGCCCCGGTGGTGGACGTGGACACCAACCCGTTGAACCCGGTCATCGGGGACCGCGCGCTGTCGCGGACCCCGGCCGAGGTGGGCCGGCTGGGCGCCGCCCTGGCCCGCGGCCTGCAGTCGGCCGGCGTGGCCGCCTGCGCCAAGCACTTCCCCGGGCACGGCGACACCAGCCAGGACAGCCACGTGGACCTGCCGCACCTGCCGCACGCCCTGGACCGGCTGCTGGCGGTGGAGCTGCCGCCCTTCACGGCGCTGGCCCGCGCCGGGGTGGCCGCGGTGATGACGGCCCACGTGGTCTTCGACGCCCTCGACCCGGCGCGGCCGGCCACCCTCTCGCCGCCGGTGCTGGCGCTGCTCCGGGAGCGCTGCGGCTTCCTGGGCTGCTGCGTCTCGGACGACCTGGAGATGAAGGCCATCGCGGCCCACCTGCCGCTGGAGGTGGCGGCCCCCGGCGCGGTGGCGGCGGGGGTCGACCAGCTGCTGGTGTGCCACAGCGCGGCGGTGCAGCACGGGGCCATCGACCTGGTGCGGCGCGCGGTGGAGGAGGGGCGCATCTCCCGGATGCGGCTGGCCGAGGCCCAGGCCAGGGTGGGGGCGCTGCTGCGCTACGCCGGCCCGCCGCCGGATCCGCGCGCGGTGCGAGGGGCGCTGCGCACCGAGGCCCACCTGGCGCTGGCGGCGCGGGTGCCGGCGCTGGCCAGCGGGCGGGATCCGACGGCGGCGTAG
- a CDS encoding VWA domain-containing protein: MSVGFLNPLLLWGLLAAALPLVVHLFFRRRPRPTPFPALDFVLRARKENAQRLRLKKLLLFTARTLLLAAAALALARPRAEQPASAAATPGGGPLATVLVLDASGSMSYRLGGDTLFSRARQQALDALTSLPGEAPVSALVCDGRPPAAPAPAFDRVAVRRTLDEAAPAFGHADLTSCVAAAARALAEAKGQEQLGKQIVVVTDLTAAAWRLDVPPPEVPGPKGPVRPHVEIVDAARGADLPNAAVTALGAEPDPAVGPRGYKLTAAVSVTGAEPAKDLALSLRVGGEARPAIRAFVDVPANATARKTLSHAFPAGGPATLSAAVPGDALALDDERVLTVTVPREIRALVVDGAPSPVKYRDEAYFVESALGSPASPVRSTLVDGEALREADLSRFDVVFLLNVRGVAGRTADLVRFVEGGGGLFLSMGDQVDPDLYARELGPLLPLPLHVVKTAAERGQAEAQAARLARVDEAHPALAVFTGDAREGLQGARFYRYMLTRPAPKGEAPVVLAAFDDGAPALVEARRGRGRVLLFTSTADRDWNDWPIRTSFLPALQRFAAWLSGGLEERRDVPTVVGTPRALRLGEGRELRALVGPDGKERSRRELEAAGLAPSEGGAALTFTPRLPGLWQVKVAERGVERLEPALAFAVVPDPRESDTRRLLPAELTAWFGGEAHARVDGHAAGGGATEGVPLWSWLLAAAVLFLLAEGFFLG; encoded by the coding sequence ATGAGCGTGGGCTTCCTCAACCCGCTGCTGCTGTGGGGCCTCCTGGCGGCGGCGCTGCCGCTGGTGGTCCACCTCTTCTTCCGGCGGCGGCCCAGGCCCACGCCGTTCCCGGCGCTCGACTTCGTCCTGCGGGCCCGCAAGGAGAACGCCCAGCGGCTGCGGCTCAAGAAGCTGCTGCTCTTCACGGCCCGCACCCTGCTCCTGGCCGCCGCCGCGCTGGCGCTGGCCCGGCCGCGCGCCGAGCAGCCGGCCTCGGCCGCCGCCACCCCGGGCGGCGGGCCGCTGGCCACCGTGCTGGTGCTGGACGCCTCGGGCTCCATGTCCTACCGGCTGGGCGGCGACACCCTCTTCTCCCGCGCTCGCCAGCAGGCGCTGGACGCCCTCACCAGCCTGCCCGGCGAGGCGCCGGTGTCGGCCCTGGTGTGCGACGGCCGCCCCCCGGCGGCGCCCGCACCGGCCTTCGACCGGGTGGCGGTGCGGCGCACCCTCGACGAGGCCGCGCCCGCCTTCGGCCACGCCGACCTGACCAGCTGCGTGGCGGCGGCGGCTCGCGCCCTGGCCGAGGCCAAGGGGCAGGAGCAGCTCGGCAAGCAGATCGTGGTGGTCACCGACCTCACCGCCGCGGCCTGGCGGCTCGACGTGCCGCCGCCGGAGGTGCCGGGGCCGAAGGGGCCGGTGCGGCCCCACGTGGAGATCGTGGACGCGGCCCGCGGCGCCGACCTGCCCAACGCCGCGGTCACCGCGCTGGGCGCCGAGCCGGATCCCGCGGTGGGGCCGCGCGGCTACAAGCTGACCGCCGCGGTCTCGGTCACCGGGGCCGAGCCGGCCAAGGACCTGGCGCTCTCGCTCCGGGTGGGCGGCGAGGCCCGGCCCGCCATCCGCGCCTTCGTGGACGTGCCGGCCAACGCCACCGCGCGCAAGACCCTCTCCCACGCCTTCCCGGCCGGCGGCCCGGCCACCCTGAGCGCCGCCGTGCCCGGCGACGCCCTGGCGCTCGACGACGAGCGGGTGCTCACCGTCACCGTGCCGCGCGAGATCCGGGCGCTGGTGGTGGACGGCGCCCCCTCGCCGGTGAAGTACCGCGACGAGGCCTACTTCGTGGAGTCGGCGCTGGGCTCGCCGGCCTCGCCGGTCCGGTCCACCCTGGTGGACGGCGAGGCGCTGCGCGAGGCCGACCTCTCCCGCTTCGACGTGGTCTTCCTGCTCAACGTGCGCGGGGTGGCCGGGCGCACCGCCGACCTGGTGAGGTTCGTGGAGGGCGGCGGCGGCCTGTTCCTCTCCATGGGCGACCAGGTGGACCCGGACCTCTACGCCCGCGAGCTGGGGCCGCTCCTGCCGCTGCCGCTGCACGTGGTCAAGACCGCCGCCGAGCGCGGCCAGGCCGAGGCGCAGGCGGCCAGGCTGGCCCGGGTGGACGAGGCCCACCCGGCGCTGGCGGTCTTCACCGGCGACGCCCGCGAGGGGCTGCAGGGGGCGCGCTTCTACCGCTACATGCTGACCCGCCCGGCGCCCAAGGGCGAGGCGCCGGTGGTGCTGGCGGCCTTCGACGACGGCGCCCCGGCGCTGGTGGAGGCGCGCCGCGGCCGCGGCCGGGTGCTGCTCTTCACCTCCACCGCCGACCGCGACTGGAACGACTGGCCCATCCGCACCAGCTTCCTGCCGGCCCTGCAGCGCTTCGCCGCCTGGCTGTCGGGCGGGCTGGAGGAGCGCCGCGACGTGCCCACGGTGGTGGGGACGCCGCGGGCGCTGCGGTTGGGCGAGGGGCGGGAGCTCAGGGCGCTGGTCGGCCCGGACGGGAAGGAGCGCTCGCGCCGCGAGCTCGAGGCGGCCGGGCTGGCGCCGTCGGAGGGCGGGGCGGCGCTCACCTTCACGCCGCGGCTGCCCGGCCTCTGGCAGGTGAAGGTGGCCGAGCGCGGGGTGGAGCGGCTGGAGCCGGCGCTGGCCTTCGCGGTGGTGCCGGACCCGCGCGAGTCGGACACCCGCCGCCTCCTCCCGGCCGAGCTGACCGCCTGGTTCGGCGGCGAGGCCCACGCCCGGGTGGACGGCCACGCCGCAGGCGGCGGGGCGACGGAGGGCGTGCCGCTCTGGAGCTGGCTGCTGGCGGCGGCGGTGCTGTTCCTGCTGGCGGAGGGGTTCTTCCTGGGGTGA
- a CDS encoding DUF58 domain-containing protein — MTDPKRSLLDPAVLAKLGTLKLRVRAVTEGILSGLHRSPHHGQSVEFAEHKEYAPGDDVRRIDWKAYGKFDKYYVKQFEQETNLRCYLVVDASGSMGWKGAEGRLTKLEYASSLAASLAYLLVRQADAAGLVLCADQVVRAIPPAASAGHLLPIVEALSGAEGKGGTRLAAAVDWLVEHAPRRAAVVVLTDLFDQDQKALKQLALLSRRKHEVTLFHVLDPAELEFPYQDPTLFLSTEDGRSVEANGRDIRAGYLEVMEGWLAQVKREAAEQDVDYALCRTDRPLDEVLLPFLARRQRHAA, encoded by the coding sequence ATGACCGACCCGAAGCGCTCCCTGCTCGACCCGGCCGTGCTGGCCAAGCTCGGCACGCTCAAGCTGCGGGTGCGGGCGGTCACCGAGGGCATCCTCTCCGGGCTGCACCGCTCGCCGCACCACGGGCAGTCGGTCGAGTTCGCCGAGCACAAGGAGTACGCCCCCGGCGACGACGTGCGGCGCATCGACTGGAAGGCCTACGGCAAGTTCGACAAGTACTACGTGAAGCAGTTCGAGCAGGAGACCAACCTGCGCTGCTACCTGGTGGTGGACGCCTCCGGGTCGATGGGCTGGAAGGGGGCCGAGGGGCGGCTCACCAAGCTGGAGTACGCCTCGTCGCTGGCCGCCTCGCTGGCCTACCTGCTGGTGCGCCAGGCCGACGCGGCCGGGCTGGTGCTGTGCGCCGACCAGGTGGTGCGCGCCATCCCGCCGGCCGCCTCGGCCGGGCACCTCCTGCCCATCGTGGAGGCCCTCTCCGGCGCCGAGGGGAAGGGCGGCACCCGGCTGGCCGCGGCGGTGGACTGGCTGGTGGAGCACGCGCCGCGGCGCGCCGCGGTGGTGGTGCTGACCGACCTGTTCGACCAGGACCAGAAGGCGCTCAAGCAGCTGGCCCTGCTGTCGCGCCGCAAGCACGAGGTGACCCTCTTCCACGTGCTCGACCCGGCCGAGCTGGAGTTCCCCTACCAGGACCCCACCCTCTTCCTCTCCACCGAGGACGGCCGCTCGGTGGAGGCCAACGGCCGGGACATCCGCGCCGGCTACCTCGAGGTGATGGAGGGCTGGCTGGCCCAGGTGAAGCGCGAGGCGGCCGAGCAGGACGTGGACTACGCCCTGTGCCGCACCGACCGGCCGCTCGACGAGGTGCTGCTCCCCTTCCTGGCCCGCCGGCAGCGCCACGCCGCATGA
- a CDS encoding MoxR family ATPase, whose translation MTATTAASSSASAVPQGPQTDLAAVAELHEAKRAILGELEKRIVGQKDVVEALLTALFARGHCLFVGVPGLAKTLLISTVAEVLDLSFNRIQFTPDLMPSDITGTDVLEEDHTTGRRAFRFVKGPIFANLLLADEINRTPPKTQAALLQAMQEYRVTAGGETYPLDLPFLVFATQNPIEQEGTYPLPEAQLDRFMFYVQVTYPSALEEIEIVRSTTQAARASLHRILSPGKIRQLQELVLRVPAADHVVKFAVDLARMTRPGDPSAPDFVKENVSWGAGPRAGQYLVLGAKSRAILDGRMAASVEDVRALARHVLVHRVITNFRAESEGMTSATIVDRLLETVKA comes from the coding sequence ATGACCGCCACCACCGCCGCCTCCTCCTCCGCCTCCGCCGTGCCGCAGGGCCCACAGACCGACCTCGCCGCCGTGGCCGAGCTGCACGAGGCCAAGCGCGCCATCCTGGGCGAGCTGGAGAAGCGCATCGTCGGGCAGAAGGACGTGGTGGAGGCGCTGCTCACCGCCCTCTTCGCCCGCGGCCACTGCCTCTTCGTGGGCGTGCCGGGGCTGGCCAAGACCCTGCTCATCTCCACGGTGGCCGAGGTGCTGGACCTCTCCTTCAACCGCATCCAGTTCACCCCCGACCTCATGCCCTCCGACATCACCGGCACCGACGTGCTGGAGGAGGACCACACCACCGGGCGGCGCGCCTTCCGCTTCGTCAAGGGGCCCATCTTCGCCAACCTGCTGCTGGCCGACGAGATCAACCGCACCCCGCCCAAGACCCAGGCGGCGCTGCTGCAGGCCATGCAGGAGTACCGGGTCACCGCCGGCGGCGAGACCTACCCGCTCGACCTGCCCTTCCTGGTCTTCGCCACCCAGAACCCCATCGAGCAGGAGGGCACCTACCCCCTGCCCGAGGCCCAGCTCGACCGCTTCATGTTCTACGTGCAGGTGACCTACCCCTCGGCGCTGGAGGAGATCGAGATCGTCCGCTCCACCACCCAGGCGGCCCGCGCCTCGCTGCACCGCATCCTCTCGCCCGGCAAGATCCGGCAGCTGCAGGAGCTGGTCCTGCGGGTGCCGGCCGCCGACCACGTGGTGAAGTTCGCCGTGGACCTGGCCCGCATGACCCGCCCCGGCGACCCCTCCGCGCCGGACTTCGTGAAGGAGAACGTCAGCTGGGGCGCCGGCCCGCGGGCCGGCCAGTACCTGGTGCTGGGGGCCAAGAGCCGCGCCATCCTGGACGGCCGCATGGCCGCCAGCGTGGAGGACGTGCGCGCCCTGGCCCGCCACGTGCTGGTCCACCGCGTCATCACCAACTTCCGCGCCGAGAGCGAGGGCATGACCAGCGCCACCATCGTGGACCGCCTCCTCGAGACCGTGAAGGCGTGA
- a CDS encoding sigma-70 family RNA polymerase sigma factor: MEADDLSLVESAKAGDTGAFTALVVRYQRKVYAVALGIVKDPDSAWDVAQEAFVRVHKHLPEFKGDSAFTTWLFRIATHLAIDSVRKERKSQKDDIDDLREVDLEGAGDGILSTSLGQDPRENALRRELAGKLTEALATLPVIHREILVLREVEGLSYEELAARLGIQKGTVMSRLFHARKKMQAALAEYAGVAVGGSTTGGEA, from the coding sequence ATGGAAGCGGACGACCTCTCGCTGGTCGAGTCAGCCAAGGCCGGCGACACGGGCGCCTTCACGGCGCTGGTCGTGCGCTACCAGAGGAAGGTCTACGCCGTGGCGCTCGGCATCGTGAAGGATCCGGACTCGGCCTGGGACGTCGCCCAGGAGGCCTTCGTGCGGGTCCACAAGCACCTGCCCGAGTTCAAGGGCGACTCGGCCTTCACCACCTGGCTCTTCCGCATCGCCACCCACCTGGCCATCGACTCGGTGCGCAAGGAGCGCAAGAGCCAGAAGGACGACATCGACGACCTGCGCGAGGTGGACCTGGAAGGGGCCGGCGACGGCATCCTCTCCACCTCCCTCGGGCAGGACCCGCGCGAGAACGCGCTGCGGCGCGAGCTGGCCGGCAAGCTCACCGAGGCCCTGGCCACCCTGCCGGTCATCCACCGGGAGATCCTGGTGCTGCGCGAGGTGGAGGGGCTGTCGTACGAGGAGCTGGCGGCGCGGCTGGGCATCCAGAAGGGCACGGTGATGAGCCGGCTCTTCCACGCCAGGAAGAAGATGCAGGCGGCGCTGGCGGAGTACGCCGGGGTGGCCGTCGGCGGCAGCACCACGGGAGGCGAGGCGTAG
- a CDS encoding zf-HC2 domain-containing protein, whose product MGECTTYRPMIGAREGELSLEESAALTRHLAGCPGCGAFAADLAATEGLVSEALLAAAARRDFAPFVDQVLARVAADRPVSLLERLRRGFRLHPGLSLGGALAPVVAALALVMYLRGGSSNDLAAASSLEVHAEGRATTIIQSADGPLVLFDDDDDAS is encoded by the coding sequence ATGGGCGAGTGCACCACCTACAGGCCGATGATCGGGGCGCGCGAGGGCGAGCTCTCCCTCGAGGAGTCCGCCGCCCTCACGCGGCACCTGGCCGGCTGCCCGGGCTGCGGCGCCTTCGCGGCCGACCTGGCCGCCACCGAGGGGCTGGTGTCGGAGGCGCTGCTGGCCGCCGCGGCGCGGCGCGACTTCGCCCCGTTCGTGGACCAGGTGCTGGCCCGGGTGGCGGCCGACCGGCCCGTGAGCCTGCTCGAGCGGCTGCGCCGCGGCTTCCGGCTGCACCCCGGCCTGTCCCTGGGCGGCGCGCTGGCCCCCGTGGTGGCAGCCCTGGCCCTCGTGATGTACCTTCGCGGTGGGAGCAGCAACGACCTCGCCGCCGCCAGCTCGCTGGAGGTCCACGCCGAGGGGCGCGCCACCACCATCATCCAGTCGGCCGACGGCCCGCTGGTGCTGTTCGACGACGACGACGACGCCTCGTGA